The DNA window GAAGAATCTATTTCAGGAGGGAATTTCCACGGACAGCTAATGGCTATGCCATTAGATTATGCAACATTGGCAGCAGCTGAATTAGGAAATATTTCTGACAGAAGAAGTTATTTACTCCTGGAAGGAAAATATGGACTTCCAAGACTATTAACGGAAAGCTCAGGTTTGAATTCTGGATTCATGATTCCTCAATATACTTCAGCAGCATTGGTTACAGAAAATAAAACCTTATGTTTCCCGGCTTCTGCAGATTCTATTCCTACAAGTTTAGGACAGGAAGATCACGTTTCTATGGGAAGTATCTCAGGAAGAAAATTTAACCAGGTTTTAGGTAATTTGGTGAATATTTTATCTGTAGAATTGATGTTTGCAGCCCAGGGACTGGAATTCAGAAGACCTGCTAAGTGCTCAAAGATTATCGAAGAGAATTTTGCTATTCTTCGTACTAAAGTAGCAAAGCTTGAGGATGACAGATTAATAGGAAAGGATATGCTGGCTATCGCAGAATTAATTAATGATAGAAAGTTTATTGTGAATTAATAACGAGAATGAAGAAGATAGTTGTTGTAAGTGCTTTATTTTTGGGAATAAGTACTTTTGCTCAAACAAAACAAGATAAAATAAAAGAGCTAATTTCTTTAAATGGAACTTTTACCATCTCAAAAGAAGTAAAAAAGGATTTTATTTCAGAATATAAGAAAAGGTATAGCCATGTTCCAGATTTAGCTTGGAAACCTATCGAAGAGAAGATTAATATTGATGAACTTGTGGATAAAGTGGTTGATATGTATGGGAATAAATTTAATGAAAAAGAAATTGATCAATTACTCATTTTTTATAAATCAGATGTAGGAAAAAAAGTTATTCAAAATGCACCAACTATGATAGCTGAAATCCAAGATGTTACTCGTAATTGGGCAATAAAAATTAATCAAACAATTAATGATGATTTAGAGAAAATGGGATATTTACAGTCACCACCTCCTCCAATGCCTTCTTCAAAATAAATAAAAAAGCTTCCCATCAGGAAGCTTTTTATTTTGTAAATCTTTCAATTTTTAAATAACATTCAATCTTTAAATCCCCTATCCCTTATATTTGTCAAAAAAAATAATGATAATAAAAAGAGTAGACTCCTCTAATACCGACTTTCAGAATCTTGTACAACTCCTTGATGCTGATCTGGCTATTCGTGATGGTGATGATCACGCATTTTACCATCAGTTCAATGGGATAGATATGCTAAAAAACTGTATTGTAGTATCTATCGATGATATAGCTGTTGCCTGTGGTGCTTTCAAACCTTTTTCTGATGGTACAGTGGAAATTAAAAGAATGTATACCAACCCTCAGTATAGAGGTAAAGGTTTAGCCTCAATGACGCTAAATGAACTTGAAGTCTGGGCCAGAGAATGCGGCTATGAAAGATGTATTTTGGAAACAGGAATTAAACAACCTGAGGCCATTGCTTTGTATGAGAAAAGAGGCTATAAAAAAACAGCTAATTATGGACAATATATAGGAGTTGAGAACAGTGTTTGTTTTGAAAAACTGGTATAACTTAAGTTTATAGTTCTTAAATCATTTTGGAAAAATTAATATTCGGGAAATACTAAATTAATTTTTAAAGAATTGTAATTCAAAAGAAAGTGATATCTTTTGTTTACCAATCAAAATTAATTATATGAAAAAAAATGTATTTTACCTTTTAATCTTATTCTTCTTTGTAGCCTCGTGTAACAGGGAAGGTGTACAAAATGAGACAGCTGACGTCGAAGTTTTTCAAAAAGATCCTTTAACAGCGAAACAGATCAACGCTGAGATCAATCAATCTATTAAAGACAAAGGCTCTTTCAATTGGAGTCAGTCTTCCAATCACGTTCTGTGGAGTGCAATTTTCCGTGGAAACAGAATGGTATCCATCGGATTTGGTTCTTCTAAAGAAGATTTCGACAGAAGCAAATCCCCGAACACTAATGAAATGGAGAAGGAAATCCTGTCTGTTATCAAAAAATATGAAGGAAAAGATGAGAGAGCGTTTCTTCTTCTTTCTGACCGATATCTGAATCAGATGGATGTTGTGATTGAAAAAGAAGAAACTATTTCTGCTCTCCGGCAAATGAAAATAATCCGATATCTGGAGCCGGCAGATTACCATTATTTTGAATTTGAAGCTCAATATAATGCAACAGCAAAATCTTCAGGGAGTGGCTCTTCGGGATGTGGCTTTTCATCAACTACTATAAATGCAGCAGATTATACCGCTACTACTCCAAGTGCAAAAATTCCATGGGCTTTTACAAAACACAGTATTCCTGATGCCTGGAGTTACAGTACAGGGGCAGGTGTTACCATTGGTCTCATTGATACTGGAGTCTCTCCGGACCAGACCTTATTAGGAAGCAATTTTAACAATGGTGCTTCATCAGGAAGAACAATCAATAAATTTGGAGTATATAATTCTGATGGCTCAGGAGATCAATGTGGACACGGAACAAAAATGGCTTCCGTAATGACAGCTCCAAGAAATAATTCGGGATTACCAGTAGGTGTCGCCTATAATGCCAATTTAATAGCTTACAGAGCTGCAGAAAATGTTGTACTGGAAACTTCCAGTGAGCAGACTGGTGTTAAAACAGCTTTTACCGAACTGGCAAATAATACCAATGTAAAGATTATCTCTATGTCGATGGGACATATATTCTCTGTCGGAAAAATTGAAGATGGCGTAAAATATGCCTATTCTAAAGGAAAATTGATCTTCTGTGCGGGTGGAACATCTACCAGTTTTACCAACTTTGTGGGGGT is part of the Chryseobacterium paludis genome and encodes:
- a CDS encoding DUF2059 domain-containing protein; this encodes MKKIVVVSALFLGISTFAQTKQDKIKELISLNGTFTISKEVKKDFISEYKKRYSHVPDLAWKPIEEKINIDELVDKVVDMYGNKFNEKEIDQLLIFYKSDVGKKVIQNAPTMIAEIQDVTRNWAIKINQTINDDLEKMGYLQSPPPPMPSSK
- a CDS encoding GNAT family N-acetyltransferase, with amino-acid sequence MIIKRVDSSNTDFQNLVQLLDADLAIRDGDDHAFYHQFNGIDMLKNCIVVSIDDIAVACGAFKPFSDGTVEIKRMYTNPQYRGKGLASMTLNELEVWARECGYERCILETGIKQPEAIALYEKRGYKKTANYGQYIGVENSVCFEKLV
- a CDS encoding S8 family peptidase: MKKNVFYLLILFFFVASCNREGVQNETADVEVFQKDPLTAKQINAEINQSIKDKGSFNWSQSSNHVLWSAIFRGNRMVSIGFGSSKEDFDRSKSPNTNEMEKEILSVIKKYEGKDERAFLLLSDRYLNQMDVVIEKEETISALRQMKIIRYLEPADYHYFEFEAQYNATAKSSGSGSSGCGFSSTTINAADYTATTPSAKIPWAFTKHSIPDAWSYSTGAGVTIGLIDTGVSPDQTLLGSNFNNGASSGRTINKFGVYNSDGSGDQCGHGTKMASVMTAPRNNSGLPVGVAYNANLIAYRAAENVVLETSSEQTGVKTAFTELANNTNVKIISMSMGHIFSVGKIEDGVKYAYSKGKLIFCAGGTSTSFTNFVGVIFPASMSETQAITGVKENTSNQKCDVCHSGSQIDFTFQMERASGNTVPVLSYYNEQADYVGGSSVATAATAGIAALVWSKNPSWTREQVLNKMRQSATYYPNPNSSYGYGNINVLNAVQ